TATATCGCGGGTATCGCAATACTCGGGCTGGGATTTTTACCCGGCTTCCCCATCCTCATCCATATCATTATCGGCGGCCTCCTGTTCGGGTTGGGATTTATGATGAACACAAGTATCCGCGAAGGCGAAAAAAAGAAACACGATGCGGCGCAGATCAAGCCGGAAGGCGAGGCCGCAATGACCATAGAGGATATTGTTAAAATCGACCCGATGACCCTCGAGATCGGCTACAACCTCGTCCCGCTGGTGGACAAGGAACAGGGCGGCGACCTTCTCGACCGTATCAAGCTCATCCGTAAGAGAATCGGCCTCGACCTCGGTATCCTCGTCCCACCCATCCGCATTATCGATAACGTCAGCATAGACGCGTCCGAGTACCTGATCAAGATACGCGGGACTGAGATCGCGCGCGGGAAGATTATGATCAACCGCTTCCTCGCGATGAATCCCAAACTCGACCTCGCGCAGCTCGACGGGATTGAGATCAAGGAACCCGCGTTCGGGCTTCCCGCGAAATGGATCGCGGAGCCGGAACGCCAGAAAGCGGAATCCCAGGGCTTCGATATCTTCGACCCGCCCTCGGTAGTCGCCACCCATCTGACCGAGCTCATTAAGCGGAACGCCTCCGAGATACTCACCCGGCAGGACGTGCAGGCGATGTTCGACGCGCTCCGCAAGGAATACCCGTCGGTAGTGGACGAAGTGTTGAAGATACCCGGCGCGGTCGGCGAACTCCAGAAAATCTTACAGAACCTGCTCCGCGAGGGAGTCAGGATAAGAAATATGCTCGTGATCCTCGAAACTTTCGCGGACTACGCGGGCACGGTCAAGAATATCGATATGCTGACGGAATTTATCCGTCAGGCGCTCGGTAAGCAGATCACGACGAATTTCGTGGACGAGACCTCCGGCTCGATCAGGGGGATTATCCTCGACCCGGAACTGGAACAGCTCCTGTCCGACTCGATCCATGAGAAGCCCGAAGGCCTCGTATCGACCCTCGACCCGTCCATCCTGCATAGTTTCGTCGACGAAGCCGGGACTGTAATCGAGGAATGCCTCCAGCGCGGTATCCAGCCCGTGATCCTCGCGTCGCAGAAAATACGCCGTCTGGTGCGGGAGATGCTCGAACGGTCGTTCCCGTCGATACCCGTGCTCTCCTACTCGGAAATTCCGTCGAAGGTATCGCTGGATCAGGTGGGTATCATCCGGCTGAAGATGATGGCCGAAGTGTAAGACGGGCAAGGAATTGTAACAAGATTTTATTGCGATAAAGGTTATTTGATGTTAAAATTATTAACGATTTCGAGGGGAGTCGACTATGGAATATCTTATTTTCGAGGGTCCGACCTATAAGGACGCTATGAACCAGATGTACACGATGGGTGTGCAGAAAAATATGCTCGACCAGATGCAAATCATTAAAAAGGTCGAAGAGGAGAAAAAGAGCTTCTTCGGGCTGAAAAAGAAAAAGAACTGGAAGATCATAGTCGGCGTGTTCGAGGATAAGCCCGTGAAACGGCAGAAAAGCGCGACGACGCAGGAATATGCCACCCCCGACCTTTTCCCGAATTCCAATCCCCATCCCCAGACCCAATCCCAGCAGGATAACCTGAACCTTAAAACGGAACTACAGGATATGAGAAAAGCTCTTGCCGAGATGATCAATTCCCGGATGAACGAAATCAAGGATAACCTGATACAGGATAAAATCAGCCGCGAGATGACGCAGGATAACCAGATTCTCGAGGATGTCGAGATATCCAAGAAAAACCTCGAATGGGCGGAAAAATTCCTGCGCGACCGCACGTTCGCCCAGTTCCTGATCGACGATATGATGGAGCATCTCCGCCGCCAGAAAAGTGATGTCCGTATCGAGAAAGCGCACATGCTCGGCGCGGTACGCGATTTCCTCACGTCGAACCTCGTCAGCGAGGATATTTCAATCGACAACTATAACTTCGGCAATATCATCCTGTTCGCGGGCCCCACGGGCGTGGGCAAGACGATTACGCTGGTGAAGATGGCCGCCCATGTCGCCGAGATGCGCCGTAAGAAGATGCGTTTCATATCGGTCGACCGTTATAAAGTCGGCGCGGACTCCCAGCTCAAGACCTACGCCGAACTCCTCAAAGTCCCTTTCTATCCCATCCATAAGCAGGAGGATTTCTTCGATCTTATCAATATCAATGAATCCGATTTCACGTTTATCGACACCGCCGGAAAAAGCCCGCGCGAGACGATTGCGATCAAGGAGCTCGGCGACTGGATCAAGCGCACCGGCAAGAAGATCGATATCCATCTCGTAGTCAGCGCGACCACCAAGCCGCAGGATCTGGACTATATTATAGAAAAATATTCGGTGCTGGACTATCATCATATTATCGCGACGAAGTTCGACGAGACCCGTCACATGGGTTCGGTTATTTCCGCGGTGTATCGCGCGAAAAAACCGCTGTCGTTCGTCACCAACGGGCAGGAAGTCCCGCAGGACTTCAAAATAGCTAATCTAGAATCAATTATTGCCGATTCTATTAAGTAGGAAATAACGAGGGGACTCAGAATGGCATCATCAGTATTATTAGGGCCGGATCAGGCCGAAGGACTACGGAAAATGATGGGGGATTACCCCCAGTCGCAAACAAAAATTATCGCGGTGACGTCCGGTAAGGGCGGAGTGGGCAAGAGCAACTTCGCGGTCAACCTCGGCATCACGCTCGCCAATATGAAAGACCCCCATAACCCCGACACCCCCAAGAAGAAGGTGCTGGTTATGGACGCCGACCTCGGCCTCGCGAACGTCAACGTGCTCCTCGGCATCATCCCGAAATTCAACCTCCTGCACGTCCTGCGCGGCCAGAAGAAGCTGTCCGACATCATTATCAAAACCGACCTCGGTATCGATATCATAGGCGGCGCGTCCGGCTTCAGCCAGCTCGCCAACCTCAGCGACGACGACAAGCGTCACTTTATCGAGGATATGAAGGATATCAGTTACGCGGATTACCTGATTATCGATACGTCGGCGGGTATCTCGTCCAACGTCATCTCGTTCGTCCTCGCGGCGCACGAGACGGTGGTGATCACTACCCCGGAACCCACGTCGATCACGGACGCCTACGGCATTATCAAGTCGATCGTGGTGGAGTCGGAGATCCCGAACATCAAGCTCGTCATCAACCGCGTCCGCAGCGCGACCGAAGGGTCGAAGGTATCGAAGAAGATTATCGAGATCGCGAGCCAGTTCCTGAACGTCAAGATCGAGAATATCGGGTATATCTACGACGACCCGCTTGTGAGCGACTCCGTGCGGCGGCAAATCCCGTTCGTGGTGATGGCGCCGAAGTCGAATATCGCGCTCTGCGTGAACCATATCGCGCGGCGGATCATGAATATCGAGGTATCCGAGGAGCATTCGGGCTTCAAGAAATTTTTCTCCGCGATGTTCGGCGGTCACTGAGTGACATCTATCCCGATATCACACGCATGTTCACTATCTCTACATTGCCCGTGTTGAAAGCCTTGTACCTTCTCGGCGACGTTCGGCGGTCACTGAGTGACTTCTATCCCGATATCATACGCATGTACACTATCTCTACATTGACTGTGTTAAAAGCCTTGTGTCTTCTCGGCGATGTCACGTCACCCCGAGCCTGTCGAGGGGTCACTGAAAGAAATTAGCCGATGTAGAAATCAACCGGAAACAATCACGGGCTGTCGCGAAGACGGCCTTTTTTCTAATATCGATTTTATTGTAAAAGATTTTCCGTTTTTAGGGTTAATCCGATATACTATCCGTATGAAAAATCAACCTACCCTGTTTGATGATGTGAATAAAACAGTCTCAATGCTATTATTTCAATCGAAGGATATCCTGCGCGATCATTTTATCGCTATGTATCTTCATGGATCACTGGCAACAGGTGATTTTAATCCAGAAACTAGTGATGTGGATTTTGTGATTATCACTACAAGTTTTTTATCAGACGTAACAATTCAGGAACTACGCATCATGCATAAATCTTTAATGAATCAGTTTCCCGTATGGGGAGAACGACTTGAAGGGTCTTTTGTGAGCAAAGACTTATTAAAGCAAGGTACACCTCCCACCGAGCCCCGGCCATACATCAATCAAAAATCTTTTAATATCGCACCCTATGGTTACGAATGGGCTCTTGAAAAGCATGTATTACGTGAAAAATCGATCGCTCTCACTGGAATACCCGCAAGCACATTTATCGCTCCGGTTTCATTAGATGAGATTCGAGGGGCGGTAATCAATCTACTTCGGTATGATTGGGAACCGTTACTTCGGGAACCGTCGCGCCTCCATGATTCGGGCTACCCCGAATACACGATACTGACCATGTGCCGATGCCTATACACCATTGAAAATAATGGTATTGTTTCGAAAAAAGTTGCCGCGGAATGGGTACAAAACAGATTCCCGGAGTGGAAAGGGTTGATCGGGAGTGTGTGGAATGAAACTGCCGGTATTGAAAAGGTACAGGAGTATATTTCCTACGTCATCAGCCGGACAGAATAAAAAAAACGCCCCGCAAAAAGTTTTCTTTCTGCGGGACGTAATTGTTATTATTCATTATCCCTCGACAATGGTTCGGCTACGCTCACCATCCGCTCGGGATGACAACTTGACCTACTTGAGCATTTTCAGATAATTCGCTACGTCGAACTTGTTGTTCGCGTCGGCGGCCTCGGCGGGTGTCATCCCGTACTTATCGGGCTTGGCCGGATCGACGTCGAGAGTCAGCAGGTACTTCACCGTTTCGAGCTTGCCCGCGAGCGCAGCCCAATAAAGCGCGGTGCGTCCGCTCATATCCGCCTGATCGGGGTCGACCCCCTTCCCGACGAAATACTTCATCATATCGATATACCCGTACTGCGCGGCGAGAATGAACGGGGTGATCCCGAACTTGTCCTTCACCTTGTAGTCCACCCCGTAATTAATGAGGTACTCGATCAGGTCGGAATTTCCGCCCTTGACCACCTGGTGCAGTACGTTCTGGTTGAGGGAGTTTTTAGCGTTCAAATTCGCCCCGAGGGTGACCAGGTACTGGACAACCTCGAGCCTCCCGGCGACCGCCGCGGCGATAACCGGGGTAATCCCTTCGTTATCGGACGTGTTCATATCGGCGCCCTGGTTCAGGAGATAACGTATGATGTCCATATTCCCCTTGCGGCATGCCTCATGCAGCGGGGTACTGCCGGTCTTGGAGGCAACCTGTACCTTCGCGCCCATATAGATCAGCATTTCGACCATCTTGCCGTATCCGTTAAACGACGACCAATGCAGGCATGACCACCCGTTGAAGTCCTTCGCGTTCGGATTAGCCCCCTTATATATCAATTGGGTGGCGTACTGGGTATCGCCCGATTTGACTGCGGATAGTAATTCGTGATTGATATCCGCCGCGAAACCCGCCCCGGCGAAAAAAAACACCAGACCTAAAACCATGAGTTTGTTTTTCATAGATTACTCCTTGTTCTCTTTTGCAATAATCCCTCTGTATAAAGGAGGGATTGCAGATTACTCCGTTTCCTTTATACTTTAACGGCAATAACCGGGAGATTGTGAGAGTTGCGATAAAAAATATTTTACCGACTTGACGAAATGAATAGTTTTTAGTATTTTTTATTCTAATAAAATTGTTAAAGGAGAGGCATTATGGCTAAGGATCTGGTATTTTCAACTAAGGCCCATCAGAAGATTCTTTCGGGTGTGGAAAAGATGGCGAACGCCGTCGGCGCGACCTTAGGACCCCGTGGAAGAAATGTCTTAATTGATAAAAAATTCGGGGCACCTACGAGTACGAAGGACGGTGTGACTGTGGCAAAGGAAATCGAACTTGAGGATAAGTTCGAGAATATGGGCGCACAGATGCTGAAAGAAGCGGCGACCAAAACCAACGACGATTCCGGCGACGGTACCACGACCGCCACGGTTCTCGCGAACGCGATTATTAAGGAAGGATTCAGAAATGTTACCGCAGGCAGTAACCCTATCCTGATTAAGCGCGGTATCGATAAGGCCGTCGACGCCATTGTCGCCGAGATCAAGAAGATGGCCCGCCCTGTGGACAGCAGCGACGATATTATGCATGTTGCGTCCATATCCGCGAACAACGATCCTTCTATCGGGAAGCATATCTCTCACGCGATGGACAAAGTCGGTAAAGACGGCGTCATCACGGTCGAGGATTCCAAATCGATGGATACGTTCGTAGAAGTGGTCGAGGGTATGCAGTTCGACCGCGGCTATCTTTCGCCCTACATGGTTACCAACGCCGAAAGCATGGTTGCCGAGCTTGAAGATGTGTTTATCCTTTTATACGATAAAAAGATCGCGACCGTGAAGGAACTTCTGCCGTTATTGGACAAAATTTCCCAGAGCGGCAAACCCCTCATGATTATCGCCGAGGATGTCGAGGGCGAAGCTCTCGCTACCCTCATACTCAATAAACTTCGCGGCGTGCTGATGGCTGTCGCGGTTAAGGCGCCGGCGTTCGGCGACCGCAGAAAGGCGATGCTCGACGATATCGCGGTATTGACCGGCGGTACGGTGATCACCGAGGATATGGGTATGACCCTCGAGAAAGACGCGGTAATCGCTAATCTCGGCCGCGCCAAGAAAGTGATCATCGGTAAGGAAAATACGACTATTATCGACGGTAACGGTACCGAAGATGCCCGCAAAGAGCGTATCAAACAGATCAAGGCGCAGATCAAGGAAACCACCTCCGATTACGACCGTGAGAAGCTCCAGGAGCGTCTCGCGAAGCTGTCCGACGGAGTGGCCGTTATCAAAGTCGGCGCCGCGACCGAAGTCGAACTGAAAGAGAAGAAAGCCCGCGTCGAAGACGCGTTATCCGCGACCAAAGCGGCTGTCGAAGAAGGGATTGTCCCCGGCGGCGGCGTAGCGTACCTCAAGGCTCAGAAAATTCTCGAGAAAATGAAGGGCGCGAACGAAGAAGAACAGGTCGGTATCAATATCGTGCTGAAAGCGCTCGAAGCGCCTCTCAAGCTGATTGCTGAAAACGCCGGTATCGACGGTTCGGTAATCGTGATGAAGGCGAAAGAAGCGCCTGTTGGACAGGGATACGACGCTCTCAAGAACGAATGGGTCGACCTGATGAAGACAGGTATCATCGATCCCGCAAAGGTCGAACGTACCGCGTTGCAGAACGCCGCGAGTATCGCGGGAACCCTGCTGACCACCGAAGTGATGGTCGCCGATAAGCCCGAGGATAAATCTTCCTCGATGCCCGGCGGCGGAATGGGTGGTATGGGCGGAATGGGTGGCATGGGCGGAATGGACATGTACTAGGGCGCACTTCGGCTTCGCTCAGTGACCTACTTCGAACTCGCTCAGTAACCGTGGTTCGACTCCCCGATAGGAACTCTGGGCAAGCACTCACCATGACAGATTAATAAATACCAAGAAATATCACAAAAGGGACGCGGAATGCGTCCCTTTTTTAATTGTTGATATATACGGGTAATAAAAATGGGGCTGCCTTTTGAGACAGCCCCTTATATTAACCTAATTTTAATAAATCGTACCTGTTACATTATATAGATTCATATCACAATTTCCTACTCCAGATACATAGTATGGACGTAAAATATAGAATCCGACAACCGGGGCAGTAAATGTCAAATTTTCAATAACCCCACCCCCGCCACTACTTTTTGAAGCTACTAGACAACCAAGTATTGGATACTGAAAATAAACATATATATCGAAATTTGCAGTTCCATAAGGGACGAGTCGAACTCGAATAGTACCTGGGGAGCTAACATATATCTGATAATATTGTGAACTACTAAAAGAAGGTAAGGAAGAAACACTTAACCATGGATTACATGGTACTTTATCATGGGCTTGAAGATAATCTGTCCATAAAGAGTTTTAAATGAACACGTTATTTGTTCCCGCCAAGTAATAATCATTAAAGAGATGAACCGTCTCAGGTATTGTTCCTGCATCATACCAATTGACAAATCGGGGCTAATACACACATATTTTTTATTACCGGCAGAAGTTTGTAATGAATAAAAAAATATTCGATTTACTGACCCGATTGGAAGACGATCAGGTTATTCTATAGTAAATATCCAAAATTCTCATGCATTACCATAACCTCTCAGATAAATATGATTAATTTATCTCTTGCGGGAAATATTATGCGCATTATAATTGTATGACAGGAAAACGGGGAGGACGGTATGGAAGAAAAAATATTCGACGTGATGATAGAGCTCGAGGAAGATTTGGCGGTTCTCTATAAAAAACTGGGCGGGATTTCCCGTTTCGCGTCCGTCCGCGACGTATTCGAGTTCATGGTGAAACAAGCCAGCGCGAGGGCTCTCCATATCCGCGCGTTTATGAAGGAGCTCCAGGCCCCCGCGTTCAACACCGTCGCAGTGAAGGAGTTGCACAACCGTCTGAAGGACAGTGTTTTCATCGATACCCTCAACGAACCCGACCTGAACAACTGCCTCGAGAAGCTCGGCAGCGCGGAGGATGTGATCGGGAAACTCTACATGAGTATGGCGGATTACTACGGGAAGGTGGCCGATTATTATATGAAGGTCGGCGCCAAGATCGAGTCGTACTCTCACGAGGAGTTCGCGCGGCGGGATATTCTGAAGAAACGGAAACATTAATAAGGAATACGATTTCTGTATTAACTGTAAACGCAGACTGTTCGACTTTTTCGCCCGTCCCCCAAAGGAAATAGAATAAAATAACGCTTGCTATTTTTAGGGTATTATTCTATGATTATCCCTCAACTAGGTAATTTTTCTAACCGCCGGATGTGAAAGGATTCCGAATGAAAGTTCTCTTCTTCATTAAAAACGTTATTGCGACCCTGTTCACCTACACCTTTGGGTACGTTTTTACCCTGATTTTTTGCCTGCTCGCGCTCCTGTTCGCGCTTTTTAAATTAACCGGCGCGGTGAACGTCGTATTCCGCATGTGGGCATTTTCCCTGTTTTTTATTACCGGGATGTTCGTTACCGTGAGGGGAAAAGAAAATCTCGAAAAGGGCAAGGGCTATATCTTCCTGATCAATCATTCAAGCTTTTTCGATATTCCCGGGATGATGCTGATCATACCGGGCATCAAGTGGATCGGCCGCGAGAAGCTGGTAAAAATTCCCGTTTTCGGCCGGATGCTACTCAATACGGGCTATATCCCGCTGAATATGAACAGCGTGAAGAGTATCCGCGACACCCTCGCGGCCGCGCTGGAACGCGGGAAGGAATCGTCTGCTATCGGCGTATTTCCCGAGGGAAGCCGTTCTCTCGACGGGCGTATCGGGTCGTTCAAACGCGGCTTTATCTATCTTCTGCGGAACTGCGATTTGGACGTAGTCCCTATCACGCTGAACGGGTTTTTCAGCTTTAAGCCGAAGTACCGGTTTTATATCGATACCGCTATCCCCCTCGAGGCGATTATCCATCCGCCCCTATCGAATGCTGCTCTGAGGGAAAAGACCGACGAAGAAATAGTATCCCTGACAAAAAGTATCATCGAATCGGAGTACAAAATATCGATAAGAGCGGTAAAACTATGAAAAAAGAACGGATATGTATCGTCAACCCGATCGCGGGAAACGGATTTTCTGAGAGCCAGGTACCCATTCTGAAAACAATGCTCGAAAAGCATAAAATCCCGTCGAAAATTGTATACACCGAAAAGAAAGGCCACGCTACCGAGTTAGCCGCCGACTTTATTAAAAAGGGATATAAGCATATCCTCGCGATGGGCGGCGACGGCACGTTCAGCGAGGTGGCGCAGGCGCTGATCGGGCATCCCGACGTCATATTCGGCCCTATTTCCGCCGGCACCGGCAACGATTTTATCCAAATCCTCGGCTTCTCGGATCATTTCACCCCCGAAGACTGGGACACCTACTTCGAAGAGAACACGATTATGATGGACGCGGGCAACTGTAACGGGCATTATTTCATCAACGGGATGGGGTTGGGGATGGACGCGCAGGTCGCCGCGGAGAATTACCGGCACGAGCACCGCAAGCCGCCCAGCGAAACCGCCGAGGTAAAAAAAGGCGGCAAGAAGAAATATATCTGGCATATCGTAAAAACCCTCCTGTTCTACCGTGAGAAAATCGCGGATATTATTTACGACGGGAATAACGAGACCCGTTCCATATTCCTGAACAGTATCGGGATGGGACGGCGTATGGCGGGGAGCATGTACCTGACGCCCCGCTCGTTCGCCAACGACGGACTGATGGATATCTGCATGATACGCAAACTCGGCATCTTCGGGCGTCTGGGGGCGCTTTCACGGGTACAGAAACAGACGCATCTGGACGCGCCGTATGTAAAATATATTCAGACGGCGAAGATTTCCTACGAGTTCAATCAGGAAGTGCCGTCTCATCTGGACGGCGAACTGTACTTCAATAAAAATTTCGACATCAAGGTGATGCCCGCTGCGATTAAGATTATTTATAATCCTAAGGGCAAGCACTTCTTCAAGGTATAACGTGAGACCGGGTTTCCCCCTAAAGGGCTTGTTGACAAATCCGGTTTTGTCATTGCGAGGCGTCATGGTGAGCTGGTCGAACCATAGCCGAAGCAATCTATTTTAATACCATATAATGAATAAAGATAGACTGCTCGCCGTTTCGCGTCTCGCAGTGACAAAAGAGAGCTGAAATTCCTACTTCGTCAACAAGCCCTAAAAGATTACCACGCGGAATAAGTATTTTACCCTGATTATCATTATCTCTCTAAAACTATCAAAAACTATCATCCGTTATTTTTACCAGAATCGGAAAAATATATTTTCCCGGTCAAGCTATGTGTCTCAATGCAATTATAGGTAAACACCCCTCTATAACACTGTAATTCAATTGACAATTAAGATTTTAGGTATTATATTATTAAACAGGTCAAAATATTTTTTAACTTTTACTTAAAAAATTCAGGAGGAAATTATGGTAGAAAAAAGAACAAAAGCTGAGATTAAGGTTTTAATGGTGTATCCCGCGTCTCCCGTGACATTCTGGAGCTTCAAGCACGCGCTTTCGTTTGTCGGGAAGAAGGCGGCTTTTCCGCCTCTGGGATTGATGACCATCGCGGCGTTATTGCCCGCTCATTACAAAGTTAAACTAATCGACATGAATATAGCTCCGCTGAAAGAAAAGGATATTCTTGATACGGATATCGTTTTCATATCCGCGATGATTATCCAAAAAGAATCGTTCCATGAAGTGGTCGCGCTCTGCAACCGCCTTGGTAAAAAGGTGGCGGTGGGCGGTCCCTATCCCACGACATCCCCCCATCTGATGACCGGCGTGGATTACCTTATCCTCAACGAAGCGGAACTCACGTTACCGAAGTTTATCGAGGATTACGAGAACGGCGCCGCTCAGAGGATCTATACCTCCGACGTCAAGCCCGACATTTCCCTTATCCCGCCGCCGCGTTACGATATTGTGGATATCGATAAGTATTCCACCATGATGCTCCAGTACTCGCGCGGATGCCCGTTCAACTGTGAATTCTGCGATATTATCGAATTATTCGGGCGCGTCCCGCGCGTGAAAGAGCCCGCGCAGTTCGTCAACGAACTGGATGTTATCTACAAAACCGGATTCAGGGGCGTAGTCTTTATCGTGGACGACAATTTTATCGGGAATAAGCGTCAGGTGAAGAAACTTCTCCCGGAAGTAATCAGGTTCCAGGAGGAACGGGGTTATCCGTTCGAGTTTAACACCGAGGCAAGCGTCAATCTCGCGGACGATCAGGAACTGCTCGACCTGATGGTAAAATCCGGGTTCAGCATGGTGTTCCTTGGCCTCGAGACGCCGGTTGAAAAATCCCTGCTCAGTATGCAGAAAGCGCAGAATACGAAATCCGACCTGATGACCAATGTACTCAAGATACAAAAAGCGGGTATCGAAGTCACCGGCGGATTTATCCTCGGTTTCGACGACGACCCCGACGATATATTCGACAGGCAGATCGATTTTATCCAGCAAGCCGGGATACCGATGGCGATGGTCGGGCTGCTGACCGCGCTCCCTAAAACTCAGCTTTATAAACGTCTCGAAGCGGAAGGCCGTATCGTGAACGAATCCTCCGGCAACAACACCCACGACCTCAAGCTGAACTTTATCCCCGTCATGGACCAGGACACTCTGCTCGAGGGATACAAGCGGGTGATCAGGACGATTTATACGCCGAAGAATTATTTCGAACGCTGCAATACGATGATGAAGAATATGGGGAATTATTCACGGCCGGCCGCGAAGATGGCTCCCGGGGTTATTCTCCACAACATCAAGGGGTTATTCTCCTCGTTTTTCCGCCAGCTCTTTTCTTCCTACGGGTTCGATTACCTGAAGTATATGATCCATTCGTTGTTCGGCAAAATGTCGCTTTTCGTTCTCGCTGTATCAAAGGCCGTCATGGGATATCATCTTTTTAAGATCACCAACGAGATCGTGAAATCGGATAAGTTCAAACTCTATCTGGAAGAAAGACTGTATACGCTGGAAAACCGTCTGGATAGGATGAGCGACATCCATGTGGAAAAACCCGTGATCAAGCTGGTGATATTCCATAAAGACATGATGTCGAAAATACGCAGGAATTTTATCAAACTCAGCAAGAAAACGGATGCCAAACTCGAACATTCTCTCGACGCGTTTACCGCTAACGTCAAGGTTTACCTGAACGAATTTGTCGTACTGGTTCGTGAAAAAGCCCGGAGTTTGGATCTGCGCGACTTAAAGAATAATCTCGAAAAGATTAA
The Brevinematales bacterium genome window above contains:
- a CDS encoding FHIPEP family type III secretion protein yields the protein MDGSSKFVSGNVKVALVIVLVDIIGGLIVGLAMGQVATLDEAARTYILFTVGDGLISQIPALLISTATGLIVTRSAAREDFAKDIISQIGSSPRVMYIAGIAILGLGFLPGFPILIHIIIGGLLFGLGFMMNTSIREGEKKKHDAAQIKPEGEAAMTIEDIVKIDPMTLEIGYNLVPLVDKEQGGDLLDRIKLIRKRIGLDLGILVPPIRIIDNVSIDASEYLIKIRGTEIARGKIMINRFLAMNPKLDLAQLDGIEIKEPAFGLPAKWIAEPERQKAESQGFDIFDPPSVVATHLTELIKRNASEILTRQDVQAMFDALRKEYPSVVDEVLKIPGAVGELQKILQNLLREGVRIRNMLVILETFADYAGTVKNIDMLTEFIRQALGKQITTNFVDETSGSIRGIILDPELEQLLSDSIHEKPEGLVSTLDPSILHSFVDEAGTVIEECLQRGIQPVILASQKIRRLVREMLERSFPSIPVLSYSEIPSKVSLDQVGIIRLKMMAEV
- a CDS encoding MinD/ParA family protein, which codes for MASSVLLGPDQAEGLRKMMGDYPQSQTKIIAVTSGKGGVGKSNFAVNLGITLANMKDPHNPDTPKKKVLVMDADLGLANVNVLLGIIPKFNLLHVLRGQKKLSDIIIKTDLGIDIIGGASGFSQLANLSDDDKRHFIEDMKDISYADYLIIDTSAGISSNVISFVLAAHETVVITTPEPTSITDAYGIIKSIVVESEIPNIKLVINRVRSATEGSKVSKKIIEIASQFLNVKIENIGYIYDDPLVSDSVRRQIPFVVMAPKSNIALCVNHIARRIMNIEVSEEHSGFKKFFSAMFGGH
- a CDS encoding DUF4111 domain-containing protein: MKNQPTLFDDVNKTVSMLLFQSKDILRDHFIAMYLHGSLATGDFNPETSDVDFVIITTSFLSDVTIQELRIMHKSLMNQFPVWGERLEGSFVSKDLLKQGTPPTEPRPYINQKSFNIAPYGYEWALEKHVLREKSIALTGIPASTFIAPVSLDEIRGAVINLLRYDWEPLLREPSRLHDSGYPEYTILTMCRCLYTIENNGIVSKKVAAEWVQNRFPEWKGLIGSVWNETAGIEKVQEYISYVISRTE
- the groL gene encoding chaperonin GroEL (60 kDa chaperone family; promotes refolding of misfolded polypeptides especially under stressful conditions; forms two stacked rings of heptamers to form a barrel-shaped 14mer; ends can be capped by GroES; misfolded proteins enter the barrel where they are refolded when GroES binds), coding for MAKDLVFSTKAHQKILSGVEKMANAVGATLGPRGRNVLIDKKFGAPTSTKDGVTVAKEIELEDKFENMGAQMLKEAATKTNDDSGDGTTTATVLANAIIKEGFRNVTAGSNPILIKRGIDKAVDAIVAEIKKMARPVDSSDDIMHVASISANNDPSIGKHISHAMDKVGKDGVITVEDSKSMDTFVEVVEGMQFDRGYLSPYMVTNAESMVAELEDVFILLYDKKIATVKELLPLLDKISQSGKPLMIIAEDVEGEALATLILNKLRGVLMAVAVKAPAFGDRRKAMLDDIAVLTGGTVITEDMGMTLEKDAVIANLGRAKKVIIGKENTTIIDGNGTEDARKERIKQIKAQIKETTSDYDREKLQERLAKLSDGVAVIKVGAATEVELKEKKARVEDALSATKAAVEEGIVPGGGVAYLKAQKILEKMKGANEEEQVGINIVLKALEAPLKLIAENAGIDGSVIVMKAKEAPVGQGYDALKNEWVDLMKTGIIDPAKVERTALQNAASIAGTLLTTEVMVADKPEDKSSSMPGGGMGGMGGMGGMGGMDMY
- a CDS encoding 1-acyl-sn-glycerol-3-phosphate acyltransferase — its product is MKVLFFIKNVIATLFTYTFGYVFTLIFCLLALLFALFKLTGAVNVVFRMWAFSLFFITGMFVTVRGKENLEKGKGYIFLINHSSFFDIPGMMLIIPGIKWIGREKLVKIPVFGRMLLNTGYIPLNMNSVKSIRDTLAAALERGKESSAIGVFPEGSRSLDGRIGSFKRGFIYLLRNCDLDVVPITLNGFFSFKPKYRFYIDTAIPLEAIIHPPLSNAALREKTDEEIVSLTKSIIESEYKISIRAVKL
- a CDS encoding diacylglycerol kinase family lipid kinase; translated protein: MKKERICIVNPIAGNGFSESQVPILKTMLEKHKIPSKIVYTEKKGHATELAADFIKKGYKHILAMGGDGTFSEVAQALIGHPDVIFGPISAGTGNDFIQILGFSDHFTPEDWDTYFEENTIMMDAGNCNGHYFINGMGLGMDAQVAAENYRHEHRKPPSETAEVKKGGKKKYIWHIVKTLLFYREKIADIIYDGNNETRSIFLNSIGMGRRMAGSMYLTPRSFANDGLMDICMIRKLGIFGRLGALSRVQKQTHLDAPYVKYIQTAKISYEFNQEVPSHLDGELYFNKNFDIKVMPAAIKIIYNPKGKHFFKV